One Vigna unguiculata cultivar IT97K-499-35 chromosome 7, ASM411807v1, whole genome shotgun sequence genomic region harbors:
- the LOC114192519 gene encoding metal tolerance protein 2 — MGFRLRNLNPLYRTCISRLSSSNFPPPVLESLNCHPLQSCLTENPAFKIPKRWHLGHSHHDEHDRRHKEGENIFRLGLAADICLATGKAVTGYLSGSTAIIADAAHSISDVVLSGIALVSFKVAKAPRDKEHPYGHGKFETIGALGISCMLLATGGGIAWHAVDLLMGLFSSGPEMVSEGLAHRHSHEHGGHHHGIDMDHPILALNMTIVSICVKEGLYWVTKQASEKQGSGLMKANAWHHRADAISSVVALIGVGGSILGVKFLDPLAGLLVSGMILKAGAESGYQSVLELVDAAIPAQQLDPIKQTILQVDGVKGCHRLRGRRAGSYLYLDVHIEVDPFSSVSAAHDIGENVRHQIHKSHPTVVEIFIHIDPAMSHASPCTIDQQDSWSEDMDQHSIVPAEDGNIKGIVSDIISSKFPQMVVEHITRHTFQSKIVLQIEVSMPHDILIRHAMEMAQQAEKEILKAVSNTIHVCIQLRLGQPFPQTNHT, encoded by the exons ATGGGGTTTAGATTGAGAAATCTGAATCCCTTATACCGAACATGCATTTCACGCCTTTCCTCTTCGAATTTCCCCCCTCCGGTCTTGGAATCGCTTAATTGCCATCCATTACAGTCCTGTTTGACTGAAAATCCCGCATTCAAAATCCCAAAGAGATGGCATTTGGGTCATTCCCACCACGATGAACACGATCGCCGCCACAAGGAGGGAGAGAATATTTTCCGCTTGGGTCTCGCCGCCGACATCTGTTTAGCCACCGGAAAAGCCGTCACCGGCTATCTTTCCGGGAGCACCGCCATTATCGCCGATGCTGCTCATTCCATATCCGATGTG GTTCTTAGTGGCATAGCTTTGGTTTCTTTCAAGGTTGCCAAGGCGCCTAGAGATAAAGAACATCCATATG GACATGGTAAATTTGAGACTATAGGAGCTCTTGGAATCTCTTGCATGCTTTTGGCTACTGGAGGTGGCATTGCTTGGCATGCTGTAGACCTTTTAATG GGATTGTTCTCATCTGGTCCTGAAATGGTTAGCGAGGGATTAGCACATCGGCATAGCCACGAGCATGGTGGACATCATCATGGAATTGACATGGATCATCCCATCCTTGCTTTGAATATGACTATTGTGTCAATATGCGTTAAAGAAGG GCTTTACTGGGTAACAAAACAAGCTAGTGAGAAGCAAGGTAGTGGACTAATGAAAGCAAATGCATGGCACCATCGTGCAGATGCAATTTCATCAGTTGTTGCTCTCATTGGAGTTG GAGGATCTATTCTTGGAGTGAAGTTTCTAGATCCCCTTGCTGGACTTCTCGTCTCAGGCATGATTTTGAAAGCTGGAGCTGAAAGTGGTTACCAAAG TGTCTTGGAATTGGTTGATGCTGCAATCCCAGCACAGCAGTTGGATCCTATTAAACAAACAATATTGCAAGTAGATGGTGTCaag GGGTGCCATCGGTTAAGGGGTAGAAGAGCTGGTTCATATCTGTATCTTGATGTACATATTGAG GTTGATCCTTTTTCTAGTGTCAGTGCTGCACATGACATTGGTGAAAACGTTCGTCATCAAATTCACAAGTCTCACCCTACAGTCGTTGAAATTTTTATACACATAG ATCCTGCAATGTCACATGCTTCTCCCTGCACAATAGATCAGCAAGATAGTTGGAGTGAAGACATGGACCAGCACAGTATTGTTCCTGCTGAGGATGGTAACATTAAAGGAATTGTTTCTGACATCATCTCATCCAAATTCCCTCAG ATGGTAGTTGAGCACATAACACGCCACACGTTTCAGAGCAAGATAGTTCTTCAAATTGAGGTGTCCATGCCACATGATATCCTAATTCG GCATGCAATGGAAATGGCACAGCAAGCAGAGAAAGAGATTTTGAAGGCTGTCTCGAATACAATTCATGTTTGCATTCAGCTACGTTTGGGGCAACCATTCCCACAGACCAATCATACTTAG